The nucleotide sequence GTAATCTTCGGCGTGTTTACAGGTAATTTCTAAGGTTTCCTGGTTTTCTTCAAGAATCAGAAGGATACGTTTTATAAGGTCGTTTTCGTCTTCGACAACCCCTGCGCCAAAGGAAATATAAATCACAGGATACTTCTTAGACCAATCCCATTTCTCTTCAAGGAAAAGCCCCTTAAAGAGCTCGCGTTTCCCCAGGAATGCCTGGCGCAGGGTATCGAGAAATAGGCTTTTCCCGAAACGCCTTGGACGAGAGAGAAAAAAATACTTTCCCTGGTCAATGAGTTTCTTCACAAAGGGGGTCTTATCCACATAGTAATAACCCTCGGTGCGGATTTCTACAAAACTCTGTATCCCTACGGGAAGCTTTTTCTTAGCCATAGTGGTATTATAGCAGAAATGAAATCAATGTGTTGGGATCCGTTCCTATTTTTCGGAAAGAACCGATCCCTTTCACCT is from Thermodesulfatator atlanticus DSM 21156 and encodes:
- a CDS encoding AAA family ATPase, whose product is MAKKKLPVGIQSFVEIRTEGYYYVDKTPFVKKLIDQGKYFFLSRPRRFGKSLFLDTLRQAFLGKRELFKGLFLEEKWDWSKKYPVIYISFGAGVVEDENDLIKRILLILEENQETLEITCKHAEDY